In a single window of the Lagenorhynchus albirostris chromosome 19, mLagAlb1.1, whole genome shotgun sequence genome:
- the HCST gene encoding hematopoietic cell signal transducer isoform X4 produces the protein MVPAGNIPFLLLLPVAAAQTTPGSCSGCGPLSLPLLAGLVAADAVVSLLIVVVLFVCVRPRSRPTQEDGKICINMPGRG, from the exons atGGTTCCTGCAGGCAACATCCCGttcctgcttttgctcccag tGGCTGCAGCTCAGACGACCCCAG GTTCCTGTTCTGGATGTGGGCCCCTCTCCCTGCCACTCCTGGCGGGCCTCGTGGCTGCAGATGCGGTCGTGTCACTGCTAATCGTGGTGgtgttgtttgtgtgtgtgcgcccACGCAGCAGGCCCACCCAAG aagatGGCAAAATCTGCATCAACATGCCTGGCAGGGGCTGA
- the TYROBP gene encoding TYRO protein tyrosine kinase-binding protein isoform X1 — protein sequence MGGLGPSNRLLSLLTVGGLSLVQAHADCSCSSVSPGMLAGIVLGDLVLTLLIALAVYSLGRLVPRGRGPTEAVTRKQHITETESPYQELQGQRTDVYSSLNTQRPY from the exons ATGGGGGGCCTTGGACCTTCCAACAGGCTCCTGTCTCTCCTGACTGTGGGTG gTCTCAGCCTCGTTCAGGCCCACGCAG ACTGCAGCTGCTCCTCGGTGAGCCCCGGCATGCTGGCGGGGATCGTGCTGGGGGACCTGGTGCTCACCCTCCTCATCGCCCTGGCCGTGTACTCCCTGGGTCGGCTGGTCCCTCGGGGGCGAGGGCCCACGGAGG CAGTGACCCGGAAACAGCACATCACTGAGACAGAGTCGCCTTATCAG GAGCTCCAAGGCCAGAGGACAGATGTCTACAGCAGCCTCAACACACAGAGGCCATATTAA
- the TYROBP gene encoding TYRO protein tyrosine kinase-binding protein isoform X2 translates to MGGLGPSNRLLSLLTVGGLSLVQAHADCSCSSVSPGMLAGIVLGDLVLTLLIALAVYSLGRLVPRGRGPTEVTRKQHITETESPYQELQGQRTDVYSSLNTQRPY, encoded by the exons ATGGGGGGCCTTGGACCTTCCAACAGGCTCCTGTCTCTCCTGACTGTGGGTG gTCTCAGCCTCGTTCAGGCCCACGCAG ACTGCAGCTGCTCCTCGGTGAGCCCCGGCATGCTGGCGGGGATCGTGCTGGGGGACCTGGTGCTCACCCTCCTCATCGCCCTGGCCGTGTACTCCCTGGGTCGGCTGGTCCCTCGGGGGCGAGGGCCCACGGAGG TGACCCGGAAACAGCACATCACTGAGACAGAGTCGCCTTATCAG GAGCTCCAAGGCCAGAGGACAGATGTCTACAGCAGCCTCAACACACAGAGGCCATATTAA